A genomic segment from Cricetulus griseus strain 17A/GY chromosome 8, alternate assembly CriGri-PICRH-1.0, whole genome shotgun sequence encodes:
- the LOC100769446 gene encoding LOW QUALITY PROTEIN: ras-related protein Ral-A-like (The sequence of the model RefSeq protein was modified relative to this genomic sequence to represent the inferred CDS: inserted 1 base in 1 codon; substituted 1 base at 1 genomic stop codon), whose amino-acid sequence MAANKPKGQNSLALYKVVMVGSGGVGKSALTLQFMYEFVEDYEPNKADSYRKKVVLHGKEVHIDILDAAGQEDYVAVRDNYFRSGAGFLCVXSITKMEXFTATADFREQILRVKEDENIPFFLVGNKSDLEDKRQVSVEEAKKNRTEQWNVNYVETSAKTRANVDKVFFDLMREIRAKKMEDSKEKNGNKKRKSLAKRFGEKCCIL is encoded by the exons ATGGCTGCAAATAAACCCAAGGGTCAGAATTCTTTGGCCTTATACAAAGTCGTCatggtgggcagtggtggtgtgggCAAGTCTGCCCTGACTCTACAGTTCATGTATGAGTTTGTAGAGGACTATGAACCTAACAAAGCAGACAGCTACAGGAAGAAGGTAGTGCTGCATGGGAAAGAGGTGCATATCGACATCTTAGATGCAGCGGGGCAGGAGGACTATGTTGCAGTTAGGGACAACTACTTCCGAAGTGGGGCGGGGTTCCTCTGCGTCTGATCTATCACAAAGATGG TCTTTACAGCCACAGCTGACTTCAGGGAGCAGATTTTAAGAGTAAAAGAAGATGAGAATATTCCATTTTTCCTGGTTGGTAACAAATCAGATTTGGAAGATAAAAGGCAGGTTTCGGTAGAAGAggcaaaaaaaaacagaactgagCAGTGGAATGTTAACTACGTGGAGACATCTGCTAAAACTCGAGCCAATGTTGACAAAGTATTTTTTGATTTAATGAGGGAAATCCGAGCCAAAAAGATGGAAGACagcaaagaaaagaatggaaacaaGAAGAGGAAAAGTTTAGCCAAGAGATTCGGAGAAAAATGCTGCATTTTATAA